ATGGACATGCTTGGGAATACAAAGATCTCTTCACTAATTAAGGCAACGGTATCAGGAATGCTCCTGCCTATTTGCAGCTGCGGAGTAATCCCGCTTGGTTTGGGCCTTTATTACTCAGGGGCCTGCCTCGGGCCGACTTTGGCGTTTATGACGGCTACGCCTATAATAAATCCTGCCGCTGTTCTTCTGGCCTATGGTTTTTTGGGACCCCGGATTGCCACTGTATATCTTATTTGTGGTTTCATGATCCCTCTAATCATCGGGGTGGCGGGAAATAAATTCGCCGGTCCGGAATTAAAAGCTCCGGGTATCGACGATGCTGTTGAGATGGTCAAGCTGGAAGATTCGCAGCGGTCCGGCCTAGCTGAGAAGCTGTGGTCCGGTTTGCAGTGGGGATTTATCGATCTCGGCCTGACAGTAAGCAAGTACGTCTGTTTTGGCATTCTTCTTGCTGGCCTGATAATTTCGTTTGTACCGGTTGCTTTTATCCAAAAGTATTTGGGAAACCCCGGCATGCTGTCAATAGCCACTATTGCTGTTCTCGGGGCAGTAATGTATGTCTGCGCAGTGGGCCATATTCCCTTTATTGCAGCGCTTGTGGCCAGCGGCGCCGCTCCAGGGCTGGCAATCACGTTTTTAATAACCGGCGTTGCTACCAATCTTCCTGAATTAATCAGTATTTACAAGTTAATTGGGAAAAGAGCCGCAGTAATTTATTTCTCGGTTCTGGTTGGTTTCTCTTTTTTAGCGGGTTACCTTACGAATATGCTCTTGATGCCGGATTTTATACCCTTTTTGGATTTTAAAAAAACTCATGGGGTAGTGGAAATGGCCGATGGGCTTACTTTTTCCGCTCCTAAACCTGTGAAATATCTATGCACAGTTTGTGTTCTGGCGATGGGGCTTTATGCCTTCTATCCATCCGTAAAGTTGTTTTTTAAAAGATGTAAGGCCGGGTTTGCCCAATGACCGGTGGTAAAAAATATGTTTTATTTTGTGCTTTGTTCTTTCTTTTCGGACTAACGTCAGGCTACCAAACAAAGTCTTCCCTACAGGATAATGCCGGAACTGTTATTCAGGCGGAAAACGTTCCGGCGGCTGAATATTTTTTAAAAACCTTCCCGGACAAAAAAATCATAACCCTTTCCGGCAGTGACCTGAATAATGACGGAAAAAAAGATCTGGTTGTGATTTACAAAGAAAACAGTAAAAAAAACAGGATGCTTGTTGTTTTGAATTTGCCTGGAAAATACCAGTGTACGAACTCATTCCCGGCCCCGGTTTCCAATCAGTTAATTACATTCAGGGATATCGACCGCAAGCCACCGGTTGAGTTCGTAGTCCAGGGGATGAAAGACGCCAAGGTCGGCTATGCCGTATATAGGGTTGAAGGGGCATTGCTTGAGGATCTTTTTGGACGGGGAATGAATTATTGTTGCTAGAAATTTGAACGAGGAGAGTAAAATATGAAAAAGCGAGGATGTGTTGTTTTAATTTTTGTGTGTATTCTGGCTCTTATGGCGGGATGCGCAAGCAAGAAAACAGAGCAGAAAGAAGCGACCGTACAGGACAAAGACAAAGACTATGTTGTCCAGCTTGGTTATTATAACTGTGACCATATGACTGCCGCATGCATAGCCAAGGACGCGGGCATTTTTAAACAGCTTGGGTTAAACGTAAACGTAACCGGCAACGGTCACGTCCCGGAAGCTATGGCTGCCGGTAAGATGGATGTGGGTTATATCGGCACTGAAGGTCTGATGAGGGCGTACTTGAAAGGATCTCCCATTTTTGTGGCGGCTAACAACCATCTGGGGGGGTCATATTACCTTGTTGCCGCAAACGAAATCAAGGATGCCGACGGCCTGATAGGTAAAAAAGTGGCCCTGGGGTCGGATCCGGAAAAGAACAATTCGTCTTGGATTAGGATTGCCAACGACGCCGGTATACCTGCAGCCGGATCAAAATACGAAGTCTATGATATGGAATTGAAAGACAGATTTTTAAGCCTGAAATCCGGGAAAATTGCCGGTTATCTCACCTGTGACCCATGGGGTTCGATGGCTGAATACGATAAGTGCGGCCATATTGTCCAGGCGCTGGGAAAATTGCCGGACGGGGACTGGGGCTCCTGCTGTGTATTTTCAATGAACAAGAATTTTGCCGAAAATCACCCCGAACTGGCCCAAAAAATGATCCTGGCCCATGCAAAGGCGCTGGAGTATATTTATACCAATCCTGTCAGCGCAGCGAAGATTTTCGCAGCCAACTACTTTGTGCCCGAAGAAGTAGCAATGATGACCGTTTACAAAAAGACTGTCGGCGAGGGAAGGACTCTTACGTGGAAAGTCGATCCCAAAAATTTTGCTGACGAGATAAATTATGATTTGGGAGTTAAAACTCTGGACAAAGCCCCGAAAGTTGAAGAGTTTATTCAAACAAAGCTTTTAGATGAGTGTGGTGTGGACGATTTTGACCAGTTTATCAAGGAAAAAGTCGACCCTGTTTTCCCGCTTGGGATGACCTATGAGCAGTGGAAACAAAAAGCTGTCGATCTGGCAGGGAAGGCAGCGTAAAAAATTAGTCAAAAAAATATTTTCTGCCATGCTTGCAGCGGTTTTGCTCTGCACGGCAGGCTGCTCTTTTCCCGGGAGCAAGGGAACGGGAGAAATGAGGATAGGTTGCCCTGACGGCGCCGGGGGGATGTTGATTCACTACCTGGTTGATCAAAAAGGGTTAAGTGACTGTAAAACCATAAACACGTATGAAGTATACGAGATTAAGGATTGCTGTTCCGGCGCATTTCAGATGACCCTGGGCAGTGAGCGGCTTGACATTGCGGTAATGTGTCCTGATGCAGCCGATATCTTTTTAAAAAAAGATCATAAATATGAGATGATCGGTCCGTGCCTGGTAAATTCAGACATTGTAGTTTCAAAATCCTCTGCCGGAATAAGGAAAATCGGTTATGCGCAGGGAAGATCTTATCAGGAGAAACTTGTTAAGGAAATTTATGGAGAAAACTGTATAGCGGCGCCAATGCTTCCCGGAGCAATTCCATATGCATACGAAAAAGGAGTGGTTGACGCTATCGTGGCAGACGCAATTGATGCGATGTTTCTTAAGGGAGACAAGCGGACGCTGTCCTCCCGGGATGAAGGTGTAGTTACATATACACTAATGGTCCGGAAAAGTTTTAAAAAAGATCCCCGTTACAAGGAATTTGCCAGATTGTATCAAGAGGCGGTTCAGGAACTGAACCGTCCTGAAATAATCCGGAAGGAAATCAGTAGGTATAAAAAAATCCCTGTTTCGGGTGGAAAGGCGGATGAATGGATCAGGTGGGGGGTAAAGTTTCTTTAGAAGAAAAGACAAAGTGGCTGATATTAAATAAGGCGCTGTACAGGCTAATTATAATAGCTGCGATTTATCTTATCTGGCAGCTGGCCGCTGACCACTACCACAGCGACATTTTGCTGCCCGCCCCCTGGAAAACGGCCCTGGCTTTATTTTCAGCCGTTCATGATCCGGAAGTGATTAAAAATCTAATCATAACATTAAGAAGAGTTTTGACGGGTTTTGGGTTTGCTCTTATTGCAGGGATACCCATAGGACTTTTAATGGGCTATTCCAGGACTGCGATGCAGCTTTTAGATCCATTTATTGGTTCAATAAGGCAGGTTCCAATAATGGCCTGGGTCCCGCTGACTATTGTCTGGTTTGGCCTGGGCGATGGTCCGACAGTATTCCTGATTGCTTTTTCGGGTGTTTTTCCCATCATTTTGAATACAATCGCCGGGGTGCGGAATATCTCCAGGGATTATTACAATGCTGCTCACAGTATGGGTGCCGGTCCGTTGACTATTTTTACCAATGTTATTGTGCCGTGTTCTCTGCCTGATATTCTGACCGGCGGCAGGATTGCCGTCGGTTTGGGGTGGATGTCTGTAATATGAGCGGAATTTATAGCAACGAGTGCCGGTTTCGGCTACTCTATGGTAGAAGCTCAGACAAGAATGCAAACAGATATTTTAATGGCGTTAATGATTATGGCGGCTCTCGTGGGGTATGGTATAGATAGGCTGATCCTGGCTTTAGAGAGGGCAATAACTAAATGGAGGTTTGTCCATTAGTGGAGCTTAAGGTCGAGAAGATCAGCAAAGTGTTCCATAACAACAGGAATAGCAACACAGTCCTGAAAGAAGTCAGTTTCACTGTGCGGGAGAGTCAGTTTGTCACCCTTTTGGGCCCGTCCGGGTGCGGGAAAACAACCCTTTTAACTATCATAGCCGGTTTCCAGAAAGCTTCCGGAGGAAGGATTCTGTTAAATGGACAGGTTGTGCAAAAATCCGGGCCGGACAGGGGTTTTGTCTTTCAGGATTACGCTTTGTTTCCCTGGATGACTGTCAGGGAAAATATACTGTTTCCTATGAAACAAAAAGGATTTCCCAAAAAAGAGCGTGAGGAGCGTTTGAAGGAGCTTCTGGTTATGGCGCAGCTTGAAGGTGTAGAACGGCTGTATCCCAGCCAGCTTTCCGGCGGTATGAAGCAGCGGACGGCTTTTGTCAGGGCGTTGGCCGGCAGGCCGGAGGTGCTGTTGATGGATGAACCGCTTGGAGCGGTTGATTTTCAAATGAGAAAAGCGCTTCAGGAGGAACTGGAAGCCCTGTGGAGCAAGAATAAGACAACCGTATTGATGGTAACTCACGATGTTGATGAGGCTGTCTACCTCAGCGATCGTGTAATAGTTCTTTCCGCCTGCGAGGGGAGGATCGTAAAGGATCTGGCTATTGCGATGGACAGGCCCCGGGACAGGCAGTTGAAAGAGTATCTTTACAACAAAGGACTTTTAGAGGATTTTCTTAAAAGAAATTGAATAGGAGGTTATAATAATGAAAGTTGCTTATGTTTTCACTTCAACGAACTCTCAAAAAATATTGGACAAAATGATTATACCCCAGCTTGAGAATCAAAGGCATGGAGCGGATGTAGTGGGTATGTTTTTCTTTATGGATAATACCTTCTTTCTCGTACAGGGAACTGAAATGGGAGAAAGGCTTCAGGGACTGCACGAAGCCACCGGAATGCTTTTAATGGCCTGTGATCAATGCGCCATAGAAAGGCATATCGACGATAGGCTTATACCAGGAGCCATGATTGGCTGTTTCCCCAACCTGTATGCCGCCCTGAGTCAGGTTGAGCTGGACCAGGTAATCACACTTTAAATTTCTGAAAAAGGGCTGCGAAGCAGGTTTGGCATGGTTTTAAGAGCTTAAGCCGCTTACCTTTTTCTCCAGGCTCATGTTATTTTAAATAGAAATACCGAAAAATCATACGAGGAGGAAGGCAGATGAATAAAAATTTGGATTGCCGCGGGTTAGCGTGTCCCCAGCCGGTAATAAACACTAAAAAGGCGCTGGAAGAA
This genomic stretch from Desulfotomaculum sp. harbors:
- a CDS encoding nitrate ABC transporter substrate-binding protein, which translates into the protein MVEAQTRMQTDILMALMIMAALVGYGIDRLILALERAITKWRFVH
- a CDS encoding ABC transporter ATP-binding protein; translation: MELKVEKISKVFHNNRNSNTVLKEVSFTVRESQFVTLLGPSGCGKTTLLTIIAGFQKASGGRILLNGQVVQKSGPDRGFVFQDYALFPWMTVRENILFPMKQKGFPKKEREERLKELLVMAQLEGVERLYPSQLSGGMKQRTAFVRALAGRPEVLLMDEPLGAVDFQMRKALQEELEALWSKNKTTVLMVTHDVDEAVYLSDRVIVLSACEGRIVKDLAIAMDRPRDRQLKEYLYNKGLLEDFLKRN
- a CDS encoding sulfur reduction protein DsrE, producing the protein MKVAYVFTSTNSQKILDKMIIPQLENQRHGADVVGMFFFMDNTFFLVQGTEMGERLQGLHEATGMLLMACDQCAIERHIDDRLIPGAMIGCFPNLYAALSQVELDQVITL
- a CDS encoding periplasmic-binding protein-like II family lipoprotein; the encoded protein is MKKRGCVVLIFVCILALMAGCASKKTEQKEATVQDKDKDYVVQLGYYNCDHMTAACIAKDAGIFKQLGLNVNVTGNGHVPEAMAAGKMDVGYIGTEGLMRAYLKGSPIFVAANNHLGGSYYLVAANEIKDADGLIGKKVALGSDPEKNNSSWIRIANDAGIPAAGSKYEVYDMELKDRFLSLKSGKIAGYLTCDPWGSMAEYDKCGHIVQALGKLPDGDWGSCCVFSMNKNFAENHPELAQKMILAHAKALEYIYTNPVSAAKIFAANYFVPEEVAMMTVYKKTVGEGRTLTWKVDPKNFADEINYDLGVKTLDKAPKVEEFIQTKLLDECGVDDFDQFIKEKVDPVFPLGMTYEQWKQKAVDLAGKAA
- a CDS encoding ABC transporter permease, which codes for MIAAIYLIWQLAADHYHSDILLPAPWKTALALFSAVHDPEVIKNLIITLRRVLTGFGFALIAGIPIGLLMGYSRTAMQLLDPFIGSIRQVPIMAWVPLTIVWFGLGDGPTVFLIAFSGVFPIILNTIAGVRNISRDYYNAAHSMGAGPLTIFTNVIVPCSLPDILTGGRIAVGLGWMSVI